In Luteimonas viscosa, the following proteins share a genomic window:
- the fliG gene encoding flagellar motor switch protein FliG yields the protein MTGVQRAAIVLLSLGEQQAAEVLKHMGAKEVQKLGVAMTSVGGISRDAVARVFDEFVDVLAQPSGLGSGADDYVRAVLTQALGEDRASGLIDRILLGRNTSGLDTLKWMEPRAIAELVRNEHPQIIAIVMAHLDGDQAAEVLKCLPERVRVDVLLRLATLDGIPPHALNELNDVMARQFAGNQNIKSSSVGGVKVAANILNFMDSGQDEVLLGAIGEIDGELGTRIRDLMFVFDNLAEIDDRAMQAVLREVSSEQLALALRGADARVREKITGNMSQRAAEILVEDMEARGPVRLAEVEGAQKEILAVVRRMADNGDIQLAAKAEVLV from the coding sequence CTGACCGGCGTCCAGCGCGCGGCGATCGTGCTGCTCTCGCTCGGCGAGCAGCAGGCCGCCGAAGTGCTCAAGCACATGGGCGCCAAGGAAGTGCAGAAGCTGGGCGTGGCCATGACCTCGGTCGGCGGCATCAGCCGCGACGCGGTGGCGCGCGTGTTCGACGAGTTCGTCGACGTGCTGGCCCAGCCCAGCGGCCTGGGCAGCGGCGCCGACGACTACGTGCGCGCGGTGCTGACCCAGGCGCTCGGCGAGGACCGCGCCAGCGGCCTGATCGACCGCATCCTGCTCGGCCGCAACACCTCCGGGCTCGACACCCTGAAGTGGATGGAGCCGCGCGCGATCGCCGAACTGGTGCGCAACGAGCACCCGCAGATCATCGCCATCGTCATGGCCCACCTCGACGGCGACCAGGCCGCCGAAGTGCTCAAGTGCCTGCCCGAGCGCGTGCGCGTCGACGTGCTGCTGCGGCTGGCGACGCTCGACGGCATCCCGCCGCATGCGCTCAACGAACTCAACGACGTGATGGCGCGCCAGTTCGCCGGCAACCAGAACATCAAGTCGTCCTCGGTCGGCGGGGTCAAGGTCGCGGCCAACATCCTCAACTTCATGGACTCGGGCCAGGACGAGGTGCTGCTCGGCGCGATCGGCGAGATCGACGGTGAACTCGGCACCCGCATCCGCGACCTGATGTTCGTGTTCGACAACCTCGCCGAGATCGACGACCGCGCGATGCAGGCGGTGCTGCGCGAGGTCTCCAGCGAGCAGCTGGCGCTGGCCCTGCGCGGCGCGGACGCCAGGGTGCGCGAGAAGATCACCGGCAACATGTCGCAGCGCGCGGCCGAGATCCTGGTCGAGGACATGGAGGCGCGTGGCCCGGTGCGGCTGGCCGAGGTCGAGGGCGCGCAGAAGGAAATCCTGGCCGTCGTGCGGCGCATGGCCGACAACGGCGACATCCAGCTGGCGGCCAAGGCCGAGGTGCTGGTGTGA
- a CDS encoding FliH/SctL family protein, translating to MRWNAPGLVSVPVATPAEPVPAPPSVEELQALERAAREEGFARGHAEGVAAGQADVRRMVAQIEGVLDGFTRPLARLDGEVAEALADLAVRIAGHLVGRAYRADPTLLADLVREALEAVGSDTRELELRLHNDDFGVLAPHLAGLDGVRLVVDGALGRGELRLHSESVRIDGTIASRLQSVLEATLAAGEARP from the coding sequence GTGCGCTGGAACGCGCCCGGACTGGTCTCGGTGCCGGTGGCCACGCCCGCCGAACCGGTGCCGGCCCCGCCGAGCGTCGAGGAACTGCAGGCGCTCGAACGCGCGGCGCGGGAAGAAGGATTCGCGCGCGGCCACGCCGAAGGCGTCGCCGCCGGACAGGCCGACGTGCGCCGCATGGTGGCGCAGATCGAAGGCGTGCTCGACGGCTTCACCCGCCCGCTCGCGCGCCTCGACGGCGAGGTGGCGGAGGCGCTCGCCGACCTGGCGGTGCGCATCGCCGGCCACCTGGTGGGGCGCGCCTACCGGGCCGACCCGACCCTGCTCGCCGACCTCGTGCGCGAGGCGCTGGAGGCGGTCGGCAGCGACACCCGCGAACTCGAACTGCGCCTGCACAACGACGATTTCGGCGTGCTCGCCCCGCACCTGGCCGGCCTCGACGGCGTGCGCCTGGTGGTGGACGGCGCGCTGGGCCGCGGCGAACTGCGCCTGCACAGCGAAAGCGTGCGCATCGACGGCACCATCGCCTCGCGCCTGCAGTCGGTGCTCGAGGCGACCCTCGCCGCCGGCGAGGCCCGGCCATGA